The Rhododendron vialii isolate Sample 1 chromosome 6a, ASM3025357v1 genome includes a window with the following:
- the LOC131329699 gene encoding serine/threonine-protein kinase D6PK-like, with protein sequence MVGKRILEGNSYRPTPLHVSNLNASKSQLDATEYKSMDSQRRWITNALADQTDSSLALVDLEQIPTNLSPTVTDTGGLLECGTYQEKKESEHGYIKDRSPSTKVSDRSSSLEYASGIAKISSQADFVESEQSSTCMGSSSSDISFDSSFSSFRRSVSKPHKANDSRWEAIQVFQEKDGALGLSHFRSLKKLGRGDMGSVYLSELRGTKCFFAMKVIDKKSLDTQKKLIHAQTEREILESLDHPFLPTLYSHFETEKVSCLVMEFCPGGDLHVLRQKQPGKRFPEEAVRFYVAEVLLALEYLHMLGIVYRDLKPENVLVREDGHIMLSDFDLSLRCTSRPRIVRSASARPGTYCFQPACIEPSCAVTPACFFPRILNKSNKERKPKNEVGNQVAPVELIAEPTGARSMSFVGTHEYLAPEIIKGEGHGSAVDWWTLGIFLYELLIGKTPFKGSGNRATLCNVVGQPVRFESPVISSAARDLIRGLLVKDPKKRLAYKRGATEIKQHPFFEGVNWALIRCASPPQIPNPVEIERILAPTVSSKKAGIDGNHDEKGSNDYLEIDFF encoded by the exons ATGGTTGGTAAAAGAATATTAGAAGGAAATTCTTATCGGCCTACACCTTTGCACGTTTCAAATTTGAATGCAAGTAAATCACAGCTTGATGCAACAGAGTACAAATCAATGGATTCTCAACGACGGTGGATTACCAATGCTTTAGCTGATCAAACAGATTCAAGCTTAGCTTTGGTTGATTTGGAACAAATACCAACAAATCTAAGTCCTACGGTTACCGACACTGGGGGTTTACTTGAATGTGGAACttatcaagaaaagaaagaatcagAACATGGGTATATAAAGGATAGGTCACCTTCAACTAAAGTAAGTGATCGGTCCAGTAGCCTTGAATATGCTAGTGGGATTGCTAAAATTAGCAGTCAAGCTGATTTTGTTGAGAGTGAGCAGAGCAGCACGTGCATGGGTAGCTCAAGCAGTGATATAAGTTTTGATAGTAGTTTTAGCAGTTTTAGAAGAAGTGTTAGCAAACCCCACAAGGCAAACGACTCAAGATGGGAAGCCATTCAAGTTTTCCAAGAAAAAGACGGTGCTTTGGGTTTGAGCCATTTCAGATCGCTGAAGAAGTTGGGACGGGGGGATATGGGAAGTGTCTATCTTTCAGAGTTGAGAGGGACGAAGTGCTTCTTTGCCATGAAGGTTATAGACAAAAAATCACTAGATACCCAGAAGAAGCTGATTCACGCTCAGACAGAAAGAGAAATACTAGAGTCCTTGGATCATCCCTTCCTTCCAACATTATATAGTCATTTTGAGACTGAAAAAGTCTCGTGCTTGGTAATGGAGTTTTGCCCAGGAGGTGACTTGCATGTACTCCGGCAGAAGCAACCAGGAAAGCGATTTCCCGAAGAAGCTGTTAG GTTTTATGTAGCAGAGGTTCTCCTTGCTCTTGAATACCTCCACATGCTTGGCATTGTCTATCGCGATCTTAAGCCTGAAAACGTCCTTGTGAGGGAAGATGGACACATAATGCTTTCCGACTTTGACCTCTCTCTCCGATGCACGAGCCGCCCAAGAATTGTCAGGTCTGCATCAGCTAGGCCTGGAACTTATTGTTTCCAACCTGCTTGCATCGAACCGTCTTGTGCAGTAACCCCAGCATGTTTCTTCCCTCGCATTCTTAATAAATCCAATAAAGAGCGAAAACCAAAGAACGAAGTGGGAAACCAAGTCGCCCCGGTGGAGCTCATAGCTGAGCCAACAGGGGCCCGCTCAATGTCGTTTGTCGGGACCCATGAATACCTGGCACCTGAAATCATAAAAGGTGAAGGTCATGGTAGTGCAGTGGATTGGTGGactttaggtatttttttgtatgaattattgattggtAAAACTCCTTTTAAAGGGTCCGGGAATCGTGCCACACTGTGTAACGTTGTTGGTCAGCCGGTTCGGTTCGAGTCACCTGTTATCAGTTCTGCAGCAAGGGATCTGATAAGGGGTTTGTTAGTGAAAGATCCCAAGAAGAGGTTGGCATACAAAAGAGGCGCAACAGAAATAAAACAGCACCCTTTCTTTGAAGGTGTGAATTGGGCTTTGATTCGTTGCGCAAGCCCACCCCAGATTCCAAATCCGGTTGAGATTGAACGGATTCTTGCCCCAACGGTGTCCAGCAAAAAGGCCGGTATTGATGGTAACCATGATGAGAAAGGCTCCAACGATTATCTTGAAATCGATTTCTTTTAA
- the LOC131329740 gene encoding phosphatidylinositol/phosphatidylcholine transfer protein SFH9-like, with protein MDIITEDMIKQFQTLIEQIDEPLRITFKTIHQGYPTETLVRFLKARDGNVSKAHKMMVDCLNWRIQNEIDNILAKPIVPSDLYRAVRDSQLIGMSGYSKEGLPVIAVGVGLSTFDKASVHYYVQSHIQMNEYRDRVILPAATKKFGRHIGTCVKVLDMTGLKLSALNQVKLLTVISTIDDLNYPEKTDTYYVVNAPYIFSACWKVVRPLLHQRTRNRVQVLPGSGRDELLAIMDYASLPHFCRREGSGSARHSGNGMTDNCFSLDHVFHQQLYRYIKQQAALVEAPIRQGSVHVDFPEPDPEDAKIAETIESEFQRLEDHQNGLSKSNSNHRMNGD; from the exons ATGGATATCATAACTGAAGACATGATCAAGCAGTTTCAGACATTGATTGAACAGA TTGATGAGCCACTTAGGATTACCTTCAAG ACTATACATCAAGGATATCCAACTGAAACTCTGGTGCGGTTTCTCAAAGCAAGGGATGGGAATGTTTCCAAAGCCCATAAAATG ATGGTTGACTGCTTAAACTGGAGGATACAAAATGAGATTGACAATATATTGGCg AAACCAATCGTTCCTAGTGATTTGTACAGAGCAGTTCGGGATTCACAGCTAATAGGAATGTCAGGTTACTCAAAAGAG GGTCTTCCAGTCATCGCTGTTGGTGTAGGGCTCAGCACGTTTGACAAAGCATCC GTTCACTACTATGTTCAGTCCCACATCCAAATGAATGAATACAGGGACCGTGTTATATTG CCCGCCGCAACAAAGAAGTTTGGACGGCATATTGGTACCTGTGTGAAGGTTCTGGACATGACTGGGCTAAAGCTTTCAGCACTCAACCAAGTTAAG CTATTGACTGTCATATCGACCATCGATGACCTCAACTATCCCGAGAAGACGGATACATATTACGTTGTTAATGCACCATACATATTTTCAGCATGCTGGAAG GTTGTTAGGCCTCTTTTGCATCAGAGAACCAGGAACAGAGTTCAGGTGCTGCCAGGTTCTGGTAGAGACGAGTTATTGGCG ATAATGGATTATGCATCTCTCCCGCATTTTTGTAGAAGAGAAGGGTCTGGATCAGCTCGGCATTCTGGTAACGGAATGACAGATAATTGTTTCTCCTTGGACCATGTTTTCCATCAACAGCTCTATCGTTACATCAAGCAGCAAGCTGCGCTTGTAGAGGCACCAATTAGACAAGGTTCAGTCCATGTGGATTTCCCTGAACCAGACCCTGAAGATGCCAAAATTGCCGAAACCATAGAATCCGAGTTTCAAAGGCTTGAGGATCATCAGAATGGGCTTTCCAAGTCCAACAGCAACCATAGAATGAATGGTGACTGA
- the LOC131329691 gene encoding WEB family protein At5g55860, whose protein sequence is MGAKDRQNATDSPKAEVGEIDTRAPFQSVKDAVNLFGEGAFSGEKPAIKKTKPHSAERVLAKETQLHLAQKELNKLKEQLQNAEATKAQSLEELEKAKKAVDELTQKLKTVTKSKESAIKATEAAKNKLAEANGDNSVVNDVAQKQDMENKREQYMTQIAELDAAKQLLRQMHQECNAAMEAKSAAFKQAANAEQAAKANTEKASEVSKEITAIHQAIGQVKEATILVQKDQEKIFAEKEVQKQSYKATLEDSAKKLLALKKEIDPEVAKNLESQLAETVNEIGSLKKETENAKASDLDSVRTVTLELDDAKESLHKVVEEESSLRTLVESLKLELENVKREHLELKEKEAETESIAGNLHVKLRKSKSELEAAILEESKVRGASEEMISTLHQLSSENENARLEAEEMKKKAEELKKEAEATRITLKEAEDVLKVALEESEEAKVAEASALDQIRILSERTHAARASTSESGAHITISRDEFEALSRKVEESEKLSEMKVAAAVAQVEAVKASEHEALKRMEATQKEIEDMKAATQDALKKAEMAEAAKKAVEGELRRWRDRELKKAADAASRILAETEMSTESSPRHYRIQKQNLPEKVVAAQKLDKENISVSKKGLLPSFSGIFHRKKNQIEGGSPSYLPGEKPF, encoded by the exons ATGGGAGCAAAAGACCGTCAAAATGCTACCGACTCTCCTAAAGCGGAAGTAGGAGAGATAGACACCAGGGCACCATTTCAATCTGTCAAGGATGCTGTCAATTTGTTTGGTGAAGGCGCTTTTTCAGGGGAAAAACCTGCAATCAAGAAGACAAAGCCACATTCTGCGGAG AGGGTATTAGCAAAAGAAACACAGCTTCACTTGGCTCAGAAAGAGTTAAATAAGCTCAAGGAACAACTGCAGAATGCTgaagctacaaaagctcagtcACTTGAAGAGCTTGAAAAGGCTAAAAAGGCAGTTGATGAACTAACCCAGAAACTCAAAACTGTGACCAAGTCAAAGGAATCGGCAATCAAGGCAACAGAAGCTGCAAAGAACAAACTTGCAGAAGCAAACGGTGATAATTCTGTGGTAAATGATGTTGCCCAGAAACAGGAcatggaaaataaaagagagcaGTACATGACTCAAATTGCTGAACTTGATGCCGCAAAACAATTGCTGAGGCAGATGCATCAGGAGTGTAATGCGGCCATGGAAGCAAAATCTGCTGCCTTCAAGCAAGCAGCAAATGCTGAGCAAGCAGCCAAAGCAAACACGGAGAAAGCTAGTGAGGTTTCTAAGGAAATTACTGCTATACATCAGGCAATTGGGCAGGTGAAGGAAGCAACGATTTTAGTCCAGAAGGATCAAGAAAAGATATTTGCTGAAAAGGAAGTTCAGAAACAGTCGTATAAAGCTACCCTTGAAGACTCGGCAAAGAAATTGCTTGCTTTGAAGAAAGAGATCGATCCTGAAGTCGCGAAAAATCTCGAGTCTCAGCTGGCTGAGACGGTGAATGAGATTGGATCCCTCAAAAAAGAAACGGAAAATGCGAAGGCTTCGGATCTTGATTCTGTTAGAACAGTCACTTTAGAACTGGATGATGCTAAGGAGTCGCTTCACAAGGTTGTTGAAGAGGAAAGCTCCCTTAGAACCTTGGTGGAGTCCCTTAAGCTAGAGCTGGAGAATGTGAAAAGAGAGCATTTGGAACTAAAGGAGAAGGAAGCGGAAACAGAATCCATTGCTGGCAATCTGCACGTGAAGCTCCGGAAAAGCAAGTCTGAGCTTGAAGCAGCCATCTTAGAAGAATCTAAAGTGAGAGGAGCTTCTGAAGAAATGATATCAACACTCCACCAATTATCATCAGAAAATGAAAACGCTAGATTGGAAGCGGAAGAGATGAAAAAGAAAGCTGAAGAATTAAAGAAGGAAGCAGAGGCCACCAGAATAACGCTCAAGGAGGCAGAGGATGTTCTAAAAGTAGCACTGGAAGAATCTGAGGAAGCAAAAGTGGCTGAGGCAAGCGCGCTTGATCAGATCAGAATTTTGTCTGAGAGAACTCATGCGGCGCGTGCCTCGACCTCTGAATCTGGGGCACACATTACAATCTCGAGGGATGAGTTTGAGGCATTGAGCCGTAAAgtagaggaatcggaaaaactATCGGAAATGAAAGTGGCGGCTGCAGTAGCTCAGGTGGAAGCTGTGAAAGCTAGTGAACATGAGGCACTAAAGAGGATGGAGGCGACTCAGAAGGAGATTGAGGATATGAAAGCTGCGACTCAGGACGCGCTGAAGAAGGCGGAGATGGCGGAGGCCGCCAAGAAGGCCGTGGAGGGAGAGCTCCGGAGGTGGCGCGACCGGGAGCTGAAGAAGGCAGCTGATGCCGCTTCTCGGATTCTTGCTGAGACAGAGATGTCAACAGAATCTTCCCCACGCCATTACCGAATTCAGAAGCAGAACCTGCCTGAGAAAGTTGTAGCAGCCCAAAAGCTAGATAAGGAGAACATTTCAGTATCTAAGAAAGGGCTTTTACCTAGTTTCAGTGGCATCTTTCACAGGAAAAAGAATCAGATTGAGGGTGGATCGCCATCTTATCTACCTGGTGAGAAGCCGTTTTGA